A window from Pseudomonas campi encodes these proteins:
- a CDS encoding ABC transporter permease subunit, whose translation MNDLASETMTATSKSLGLDFNTPALQRKRRIRALKDRFARWAVSVGGMAVLGAITLIFFYLAYVVLPMFQGASVDSRKPVQVAWLKEAAAPLLLTLEEQNQMAMRLDQNGQVQFFDAKKMQPLSSVQLPLPADVQIASVGQDQPGSNRVALGLSNGQVLVFQHVYKITYPNDVKTIAPSIEYPFGEAPITLDSQGRVLDHVGLSLNSGTLMLAGSTGTELHVLSLGREENMMTGEVTLSEERIALPQIAEPIKALIIDPRHLWLYVVNGRATADVFDMRSKSLNGRYKLLADAQLEVSNATSLLGGISLMIGDSSGGIAQWFMVREDDGKAVLKSIRSFQLADSPIIQILPEERRKGFYALDAKGNLGIFHSTAHRTLLVEPVAEGQALAALSPRANRVLVESNGQLQRLIIDNPHPEISWSSLWGKVWYENYDAPGYVWQSTSASTDNEPKLSLAPLAFGTLKAAFYAMLLAAPLAIAAALYTAYFMAPALRRKVKPVIELMEALPTVILGFFAGLFLAPYVEGHLPGIFSLLIFTPIGILLAAYLWSRLPESIRLSVPDGWESALLIPVILLVGYVSLAMSGHVENWLFDGNMRGWLSNDLGIPFDQRNALVVGLAMGFAVIPNIYSIAEDAVFSVPKSLTFGSLALGATPWQTLTRVVILTASPGIFSAVMIGMGRAVGETMIVLMATGNTAIMDMNLFEGLRTLAANVAVEMPESEVGGTHYRVLFLSALVLLGFTFVMNTLAELVRQRLRVKYASL comes from the coding sequence ATGAATGACTTGGCTAGTGAAACCATGACCGCCACCTCCAAATCCCTCGGCCTGGACTTCAACACCCCGGCCTTGCAGCGCAAGCGGCGTATCCGCGCGCTGAAAGACCGTTTTGCGCGCTGGGCGGTATCCGTCGGCGGCATGGCGGTGCTCGGTGCCATCACCCTGATCTTCTTCTACCTGGCCTACGTGGTGCTGCCAATGTTCCAGGGCGCCAGCGTGGATAGCCGCAAGCCGGTGCAGGTCGCCTGGCTCAAGGAAGCCGCCGCGCCGCTGCTGCTGACCCTGGAAGAACAGAACCAGATGGCCATGCGTCTGGACCAGAACGGCCAGGTGCAGTTCTTCGATGCGAAGAAGATGCAGCCGCTGAGCAGCGTGCAGCTGCCGCTGCCGGCCGATGTGCAGATTGCCTCGGTTGGTCAGGACCAGCCAGGCAGCAACCGCGTGGCCCTGGGCCTGTCCAACGGCCAGGTGCTGGTGTTCCAGCATGTCTACAAGATTACCTACCCCAACGATGTGAAGACCATCGCGCCGAGCATCGAGTATCCGTTTGGCGAGGCGCCCATCACGCTCGATAGCCAGGGCCGCGTGCTCGATCATGTCGGTCTCAGCCTGAACAGCGGCACCCTGATGCTGGCAGGCTCCACCGGCACCGAGCTGCACGTGCTGAGCCTGGGGCGCGAAGAAAACATGATGACCGGCGAGGTGACCCTCAGCGAAGAGCGCATCGCCCTGCCGCAGATCGCCGAGCCGATCAAGGCGCTGATCATCGACCCGCGTCACCTGTGGCTGTACGTGGTCAACGGTCGCGCCACCGCCGATGTCTTCGACATGCGCAGCAAGAGCCTGAATGGCCGCTACAAGCTGTTGGCCGACGCGCAGTTGGAGGTCAGCAACGCCACCTCGCTGCTCGGCGGTATCTCGCTGATGATCGGCGACAGCAGCGGCGGTATCGCCCAGTGGTTCATGGTGCGCGAGGACGATGGCAAGGCGGTGCTGAAGTCGATCCGCAGCTTCCAGCTGGCCGACAGCCCGATCATCCAGATTCTCCCGGAAGAGCGCCGCAAGGGCTTCTATGCCCTGGATGCCAAGGGCAACCTGGGCATCTTCCACAGCACCGCGCACCGCACCCTGCTGGTCGAGCCGGTCGCCGAGGGCCAGGCCCTGGCCGCCCTGTCGCCGCGCGCCAACCGCGTGCTGGTGGAGAGCAATGGTCAACTGCAACGCCTGATCATCGACAACCCGCACCCGGAAATTTCCTGGAGCTCGCTGTGGGGCAAGGTCTGGTATGAGAACTACGACGCGCCGGGCTATGTCTGGCAGTCGACCTCGGCCAGCACCGACAACGAACCCAAGCTGAGCCTCGCGCCGCTGGCCTTCGGTACCCTGAAAGCGGCGTTCTACGCCATGCTCCTGGCCGCCCCGCTGGCCATCGCCGCCGCGCTCTACACCGCCTATTTCATGGCCCCGGCGCTGCGCCGCAAGGTCAAGCCGGTGATCGAGCTGATGGAAGCGCTGCCAACGGTGATTCTCGGCTTCTTTGCCGGCCTGTTCCTCGCGCCGTATGTGGAAGGCCACCTGCCGGGCATCTTCAGCCTGCTGATCTTCACCCCCATCGGCATCCTGCTGGCCGCCTACCTGTGGAGCCGCCTGCCGGAGTCGATTCGCCTGAGCGTGCCGGATGGCTGGGAGTCGGCGCTGCTGATTCCGGTGATCCTGCTGGTGGGCTATGTCTCGCTGGCGATGAGCGGGCATGTGGAAAACTGGCTGTTCGACGGCAATATGCGCGGCTGGCTGAGCAATGATCTGGGCATCCCGTTCGATCAGCGCAACGCCCTGGTGGTCGGTCTGGCCATGGGTTTCGCGGTGATCCCGAACATCTACTCGATCGCCGAAGACGCCGTGTTCAGCGTGCCCAAGAGCCTGACCTTCGGCTCCCTGGCCCTCGGTGCCACGCCGTGGCAGACCCTGACTCGGGTGGTGATCCTCACCGCCAGCCCAGGCATCTTCTCGGCAGTGATGATCGGCATGGGCCGCGCCGTCGGCGAGACCATGATCGTGCTGATGGCCACCGGCAACACCGCGATCATGGACATGAACCTGTTCGAAGGCCTGCGCACCCTGGCCGCCAACGTGGCGGTGGAAATGCCCGAGTCGGAAGTCGGTGGTACCCACTACCGCGTGCTGTTCCTCTCGGCGCTGGTGCTGCTCGGCTTCACCTTTGTCATGAACACCCTGGCAGAGCTGGTGCGCCAGCGTCTGCGCGTCAAGTACGCCTCGCTCTAA
- the pstA gene encoding phosphate ABC transporter permease PstA, with protein MKQNNLKSWFKSGTPWVWMNAGAVSIAVIMTLGLMMVIAVRGLGHFWPADIVEADYQVPGESVRVMAGEITQIEEVPRARLAASGLPVTAEGGEFMTRELFKVGNREVFGADFTWVVGEWLSNPRTPENLTAFERREWGNFYGYLINVKENGQLVAEGDASWSALQERIERVEQLHQQLVRLEKKDIGRINAGLERIRLQTRKLELQGELDAVAQAELDAERAQWDAEYKVLETELIALNQAFNRDSVTVKTVDGREVTLSLGKVVRAFQPNAMGLGDKLGFYFAKLWEFVSDDPREANTEGGIFPAIFGTVMMTLIMAVIVTPFGVIAAIYLREYAKQGPLTRVIRIAVNNLAGVPAIVYGVFGLGFFVYVLGGSLDRMFFPESAPAPTFGTPGLLWASLTLAILTLPVVIVATEEGLARIPRAVREGSLALGATKVETLWRVVLPMASPAMMTGLILAVARAAGEVAPLMLVGVVKLAPSLPLDGNYPYLHLDQKIMHLGFHIYDVGFQSPNVEAARPLVYATALLLVLVIVVLNMAAVYIRNHLREKYKALDH; from the coding sequence GTGAAACAGAACAACCTGAAATCCTGGTTCAAGAGCGGTACGCCCTGGGTCTGGATGAATGCCGGCGCGGTATCGATCGCGGTGATCATGACCCTGGGCCTGATGATGGTGATCGCCGTGCGCGGCCTCGGCCACTTCTGGCCGGCGGATATCGTCGAGGCCGATTACCAGGTACCGGGCGAGTCGGTACGGGTGATGGCCGGTGAAATCACCCAGATCGAGGAAGTGCCGCGCGCGCGCCTGGCCGCTTCCGGCCTGCCGGTGACCGCCGAGGGCGGCGAGTTCATGACCCGCGAGCTGTTCAAGGTGGGTAACCGCGAAGTGTTCGGCGCGGACTTCACCTGGGTGGTCGGCGAGTGGCTGAGCAACCCGCGTACCCCGGAAAACCTCACCGCCTTCGAGCGTCGCGAGTGGGGCAACTTCTACGGCTACCTGATCAACGTCAAGGAAAACGGCCAGTTGGTGGCCGAAGGTGACGCCAGCTGGTCGGCGCTGCAGGAGCGCATCGAGCGTGTCGAGCAGCTGCACCAGCAACTGGTACGCCTGGAGAAGAAGGACATCGGACGGATCAACGCCGGCCTCGAGCGCATCCGCCTGCAGACCCGCAAGCTGGAGCTGCAAGGCGAGCTGGACGCGGTCGCCCAGGCCGAGCTGGATGCCGAGCGCGCGCAGTGGGATGCCGAGTACAAGGTGCTGGAAACCGAGCTGATCGCGCTGAACCAGGCGTTCAACCGCGACAGCGTCACGGTCAAGACCGTCGACGGGCGCGAAGTGACCCTGAGCCTGGGCAAGGTGGTGCGGGCTTTCCAGCCCAACGCCATGGGCCTGGGCGACAAGCTCGGCTTCTACTTCGCCAAGCTGTGGGAGTTCGTCAGCGACGACCCGCGTGAGGCCAACACCGAAGGCGGCATCTTCCCGGCGATCTTCGGCACCGTGATGATGACCCTGATCATGGCGGTGATCGTCACCCCGTTCGGCGTGATCGCGGCCATCTACCTGCGTGAATACGCCAAGCAGGGCCCGCTGACCCGGGTGATCCGCATCGCCGTGAACAACCTGGCCGGCGTTCCGGCGATCGTCTACGGCGTGTTCGGCCTGGGCTTCTTCGTCTACGTGCTGGGCGGCTCGCTGGACCGCATGTTCTTCCCCGAGTCCGCCCCGGCGCCGACCTTCGGCACCCCGGGCCTGCTGTGGGCCTCGCTGACCCTGGCGATCCTGACCCTGCCGGTGGTGATCGTCGCCACCGAAGAAGGCCTGGCGCGGATTCCGCGGGCCGTGCGTGAAGGCTCCCTGGCCCTCGGTGCGACCAAGGTGGAAACCCTCTGGCGCGTGGTGCTGCCGATGGCCAGCCCGGCGATGATGACCGGCCTGATCCTCGCCGTGGCCCGCGCCGCTGGCGAAGTGGCGCCGCTGATGCTGGTCGGCGTGGTCAAGCTGGCGCCTTCGCTGCCGCTGGATGGCAACTACCCGTATCTGCACCTTGATCAGAAGATCATGCACCTGGGCTTCCACATCTACGACGTCGGCTTCCAGAGCCCCAACGTCGAGGCCGCGCGGCCGCTGGTGTACGCCACCGCGCTGCTGCTGGTGTTGGTCATCGTGGTGCTGAACATGGCGGCGGTCTATATCCGCAACCACCTGCGCGAGAAGTACAAGGCGCTGGACCACTAA
- the pstB gene encoding phosphate ABC transporter ATP-binding protein PstB, with translation MQHEAHSHGIDISALGRDKQSLNMAAETVAIEVPGLNLYYGEKQALFDVKLTIPKQRVTAFIGPSGCGKSTLLRTFNRMNDLVDGCRVEGEINLDGKNIYRKGEDVAELRRRVGMVFQKPNPFPKSIYENVVYGLRIQGINQKRVLDEAVEWALKSAALWDEVKDRLHDSALGLSGGQQQRLVIARTVAVQPEVLLLDEPCSALDPISTLKVEELIYELKSKYTIVIVTHNMQQAARVSDYTAFMYMGKLIEFGDTDTLFTNPAKKQTEDYITGRYG, from the coding sequence ATGCAGCACGAAGCACATAGCCACGGTATCGACATCTCGGCCCTGGGCCGCGACAAGCAAAGCCTCAACATGGCGGCGGAAACCGTGGCCATCGAAGTACCGGGGCTGAACCTGTACTACGGCGAGAAGCAGGCCTTGTTCGACGTGAAGTTGACTATCCCCAAGCAGCGCGTCACCGCCTTCATCGGCCCGTCCGGTTGCGGCAAGTCGACCCTGTTGCGCACCTTCAACCGCATGAATGATCTGGTTGACGGCTGCCGCGTAGAAGGCGAAATCAACCTCGACGGCAAGAACATCTACCGCAAGGGCGAAGACGTCGCCGAGCTGCGTCGCCGCGTCGGCATGGTGTTCCAGAAGCCCAACCCGTTCCCCAAGAGCATCTACGAGAACGTGGTGTACGGCCTGCGCATCCAGGGCATCAACCAGAAGCGTGTGCTCGATGAAGCCGTGGAATGGGCACTGAAAAGCGCCGCGCTGTGGGACGAGGTCAAGGACCGTCTGCACGACTCGGCCCTCGGCCTGTCCGGCGGCCAGCAGCAGCGTTTGGTGATCGCCCGTACCGTGGCGGTGCAGCCGGAAGTGCTGCTGCTCGACGAACCCTGCTCGGCACTGGATCCGATCTCCACCCTCAAGGTCGAAGAGCTGATCTACGAGCTGAAGAGCAAGTACACCATCGTCATCGTTACCCACAACATGCAGCAGGCGGCGCGCGTCTCCGACTACACCGCGTTCATGTACATGGGCAAACTGATCGAATTCGGTGACACCGATACCCTGTTCACCAACCCGGCGAAGAAGCAGACCGAAGATTACATCACCGGTCGCTACGGCTAG
- the phoU gene encoding phosphate signaling complex protein PhoU: MINKDSLTHHISQQFNAELEEVRSHLLAMGGLVEKQVNDAVTALIDADSGLAQQVREIDDQINQMERNIDEECLRILARRQPAASDLRLIISISKSVIDLERIGDESAKIAKRAILLCEEGEAPRGYVEVRHIGDQVRKMVQEALDAFARFDADLALSVAQYDKTIDREYKTALRELVTYMMEDPRSITRVLNVIWVLRSLERIGDHARNIAELVIYLVRGTDVRHMGLARMQEEVQGTGKAKE, from the coding sequence ATGATCAACAAAGACAGCCTCACCCATCACATCTCCCAGCAGTTCAACGCCGAGCTGGAGGAAGTGCGCAGCCACCTCCTGGCGATGGGCGGCCTGGTCGAGAAGCAGGTCAACGACGCAGTCACCGCGCTGATCGACGCCGACTCGGGCCTGGCCCAGCAGGTGCGCGAGATCGATGACCAGATCAACCAGATGGAGCGCAACATCGACGAGGAATGCCTGCGCATCCTTGCCCGCCGTCAGCCGGCCGCTTCCGACCTGCGCCTGATCATCAGCATCTCCAAGTCGGTGATCGACCTCGAACGCATCGGCGACGAGTCGGCGAAGATCGCCAAGCGCGCCATCCTGCTGTGCGAGGAAGGCGAAGCGCCGCGTGGCTACGTCGAGGTACGCCATATCGGTGACCAGGTGCGCAAGATGGTGCAAGAGGCGCTGGACGCCTTCGCCCGCTTCGACGCCGACCTGGCCCTGTCGGTGGCGCAGTACGACAAGACCATCGACCGCGAGTACAAGACTGCCCTGCGTGAACTGGTCACCTACATGATGGAAGACCCGCGCTCGATCACCCGCGTGCTCAACGTGATCTGGGTGTTGCGCTCGCTGGAACGCATCGGCGACCACGCGCGCAACATCGCCGAACTGGTGATCTACCTGGTGCGCGGTACCGACGTACGGCACATGGGCCTGGCGCGCATGCAGGAAGAAGTGCAGGGCACCGGCAAGGCCAAAGAATAA
- a CDS encoding response regulator, producing MSKVSVLVVDDATFIRDLVKKGLRDHFPGIQIEEAINGRKAQQMLSRQPVDLILCDWEMPELSGLELLTWCREQDSLKIVPFIMVTSRGDKENVVQAIQAGVSDFIGKPFSNEQLITKVKKALHRAGKLQALMSSAPPKMLSTGSFANDSLAALTGGNAAVVKPAAKAAAPVAAAGFAKPAAAAKPAAASASGGRGQGQLRLPGGNMDCVIKALSLKEALLVVRRGEVLPQVLESAVLDLEQGEAAETARLNGYLHAVAALEPTPASEWLQVTFKFVDRDPQKLDYLSRLIARGSAQKHFSPGA from the coding sequence ATGAGCAAAGTCAGTGTGCTGGTGGTGGACGACGCAACCTTTATCCGTGACCTGGTGAAAAAGGGCCTGCGCGACCATTTCCCCGGTATCCAGATCGAAGAAGCGATCAACGGGCGCAAGGCCCAGCAGATGCTGAGCCGGCAGCCGGTCGACCTGATCCTCTGCGACTGGGAAATGCCCGAGCTGTCGGGCCTCGAACTGCTCACCTGGTGCCGCGAGCAGGACAGCCTGAAGATCGTGCCCTTCATCATGGTCACCAGCCGGGGCGACAAGGAAAACGTCGTGCAGGCGATCCAGGCCGGCGTCTCCGACTTCATCGGCAAGCCGTTTTCCAACGAACAACTGATCACCAAGGTGAAGAAGGCCCTGCACCGTGCCGGCAAGCTGCAGGCGCTGATGTCCAGTGCGCCGCCGAAGATGCTCAGCACAGGCAGCTTCGCCAATGACTCGCTGGCCGCCCTGACCGGTGGCAACGCAGCAGTGGTCAAGCCGGCGGCCAAGGCCGCCGCGCCGGTTGCCGCAGCAGGCTTCGCCAAGCCAGCCGCTGCTGCCAAGCCAGCTGCCGCCAGCGCATCAGGCGGCCGTGGCCAGGGGCAGCTGCGTCTGCCTGGGGGCAACATGGACTGCGTGATCAAGGCCCTGAGCCTCAAGGAAGCGCTGCTGGTGGTGCGGCGCGGCGAGGTTTTGCCGCAGGTGCTGGAAAGTGCCGTGCTCGATCTGGAGCAGGGCGAGGCTGCAGAAACCGCCCGTCTCAACGGCTACCTGCACGCGGTCGCGGCGCTGGAGCCTACGCCTGCCAGCGAATGGCTGCAGGTCACCTTCAAGTTTGTCGACCGTGATCCCCAGAAGCTCGACTACCTGTCGCGCCTGATCGCCCGTGGCAGCGCGCAGAAGCACTTCAGCCCGGGCGCGTAG
- a CDS encoding peptidoglycan DD-metalloendopeptidase family protein, translated as MLGRSFLFCAALLAATPASALTIYKYVDANGVVTYSDKAVAGAQVFVFRDRMIERLDNLVKLETKKHDAGETLLIRNDLYAPVEIELSLNKVVNATGAPEQPIRWVLPPRSKIRLATLAPLDAAKPMSYKPRLRYAMGDPRLQPLLYRYPLPWRGGPFKLTQGANGKYSHFTPRGRYALDIAMPQGTPIVAARGGVVVKTENQQSGRGNNPSGNFVRILHDDGTMGVYLHLLRGSVSVQEGQRVETGSHLANSGNTGNSTGPHLHFVVQRNVGLALESIPFNFAQPVDSLPNFAVGGE; from the coding sequence ATGCTAGGGCGTTCATTTCTCTTCTGCGCAGCGTTGCTGGCCGCTACCCCGGCCAGCGCACTGACCATCTATAAGTACGTCGATGCCAACGGCGTGGTCACCTATAGCGACAAGGCGGTGGCCGGTGCTCAGGTGTTCGTGTTCCGCGATCGCATGATCGAGCGCCTGGACAACCTGGTGAAGCTGGAAACCAAGAAGCACGATGCCGGCGAAACCCTGCTGATCCGCAATGACCTCTACGCCCCGGTAGAGATCGAGCTGAGCCTGAACAAGGTGGTCAATGCCACGGGCGCACCGGAACAGCCGATCCGCTGGGTGCTGCCGCCGCGCAGCAAGATCCGCCTGGCCACCCTGGCGCCACTCGACGCCGCTAAACCCATGAGCTACAAGCCGCGCCTGCGCTATGCCATGGGCGACCCGCGTTTGCAGCCGCTGCTCTATCGCTACCCGCTGCCCTGGCGTGGCGGGCCGTTCAAGCTGACCCAGGGCGCCAACGGCAAGTACAGCCACTTCACGCCGCGCGGGCGCTATGCCCTGGATATCGCCATGCCGCAAGGCACGCCGATCGTCGCCGCGCGTGGTGGGGTGGTGGTGAAAACCGAGAACCAGCAGAGCGGGCGCGGCAACAACCCGTCCGGCAACTTCGTGCGCATCCTGCATGACGACGGCACCATGGGCGTCTATCTGCACCTGCTGCGAGGTTCGGTAAGCGTGCAGGAAGGCCAGCGGGTCGAAACCGGCAGCCACCTGGCGAACTCCGGCAACACCGGCAACAGCACCGGCCCGCACCTGCACTTCGTGGTGCAGCGCAATGTCGGTCTGGCCCTGGAATCGATTCCGTTCAACTTTGCCCAGCCGGTCGACAGCCTGCCCAACTTCGCCGTCGGCGGCGAATAG
- a CDS encoding DUF805 domain-containing protein yields MNWYLDVLKKYAVFDGRARRKEYWFFVLFNLIASVVLSIIDGVIGTFSAESGIGLLSGVYSLAVLLPAIGVSIRRLHDTNRSGWWLLIGLIPLVGAIVLIVFMVQDSTAGDNQYGANPKQDAV; encoded by the coding sequence ATGAACTGGTATCTCGACGTTCTGAAGAAATACGCGGTGTTCGATGGCAGGGCCCGGCGCAAGGAATACTGGTTCTTTGTCTTGTTCAACTTGATCGCCAGCGTGGTGCTGTCGATCATCGATGGGGTAATTGGCACGTTCAGTGCCGAGTCGGGCATCGGTCTGTTGAGCGGCGTGTATTCGCTGGCTGTGCTACTGCCAGCCATCGGCGTGTCCATCCGCCGCCTGCATGACACCAATCGCAGTGGCTGGTGGCTGCTGATCGGCCTGATCCCGCTGGTCGGCGCCATCGTGCTGATCGTGTTCATGGTGCAGGACAGCACTGCCGGCGATAACCAGTACGGCGCCAATCCCAAACAGGACGCGGTGTAG
- a CDS encoding alpha/beta hydrolase, whose product MTHTVLHPSQRLRRATCAALLTLLGATLVTPSASAASATTQGLRELLEERLNRDAPSSPPPAEAPSVSSTSSSSLQPSTPPFSLDGNNAYFVKNAAYGPDARHRLDIFMPKSAYSSKTRTPLTIFIHGGGFTSGAKEDAYSSSNQKLIKTLLAKGAAFATINYPLISKSGETVGLIKSLNGAKRALQYLKYDARYNIDPQRVVLLGSSAGASTALWLAFHDDMANLNSTDPVERQSTRVRGAVASQTQSTMDVVGWEQVFAQYNWSVEDMGSIGPNFYGVRTMADLYRSSTVAYRQDVDFLNMMDAGDPEIWVSTDGVPVSKPTSTGILFHHPYHARALRDKAKAVGLKGGFIVPALNIVTTQESLSNFILRKLQ is encoded by the coding sequence ATGACCCACACTGTTCTTCACCCTTCGCAGCGCCTTCGCCGCGCCACCTGTGCCGCACTGCTCACGCTACTCGGCGCAACACTCGTCACCCCTTCGGCCTCTGCCGCCTCCGCCACCACCCAGGGCCTGCGCGAGCTGCTGGAGGAACGCCTGAACCGGGACGCTCCGAGCAGCCCGCCACCCGCGGAAGCGCCCAGCGTGTCGAGCACGTCCAGCAGCAGCCTGCAACCCAGCACCCCGCCCTTCAGCCTGGATGGCAACAACGCCTACTTCGTGAAGAACGCCGCCTATGGTCCCGATGCACGTCACCGCTTGGACATCTTTATGCCCAAGAGCGCCTACAGCAGCAAGACGCGCACCCCGCTGACGATCTTCATTCACGGCGGCGGTTTCACCTCCGGCGCCAAGGAAGACGCCTACAGCAGTAGTAACCAGAAGCTGATCAAGACCCTGCTGGCCAAAGGCGCCGCATTCGCCACCATCAACTATCCGCTGATCAGCAAGAGCGGCGAGACGGTGGGCCTGATCAAGTCGTTGAACGGCGCCAAGCGCGCGCTGCAGTACCTGAAGTACGATGCACGCTACAACATCGATCCGCAGCGCGTGGTACTGCTCGGCAGCTCCGCCGGCGCCAGCACCGCGCTGTGGCTGGCCTTCCACGATGACATGGCCAACCTCAACAGCACCGACCCGGTGGAACGGCAGTCCACCCGCGTTCGCGGCGCGGTGGCCAGCCAGACTCAGTCCACCATGGACGTCGTCGGCTGGGAGCAGGTGTTCGCCCAGTACAACTGGTCGGTGGAGGATATGGGCAGCATCGGGCCCAACTTCTACGGCGTCCGCACCATGGCCGATCTGTACCGCTCCAGCACCGTGGCCTACCGCCAGGATGTGGATTTCCTGAACATGATGGACGCCGGCGACCCGGAGATCTGGGTGAGCACCGACGGCGTGCCGGTCAGTAAACCGACCAGCACCGGCATCCTCTTCCACCACCCCTACCATGCCCGCGCCCTGCGTGATAAGGCCAAGGCAGTCGGACTGAAGGGCGGGTTCATCGTGCCGGCGCTGAACATCGTCACCACCCAGGAAAGCCTGAGCAACTTCATCCTGCGCAAGTTGCAGTAA